Genomic window (bacterium):
AAGGTCCCGCCCAATTTTTTGGAACCTTTCTTTTATTTTTTCCCATATATAGTTAGAAAAAATAAGTTTTCTGTTCAAAACATCACTTATTGCCTCTCTTGTAAGGTCATCAAAAGTCGGTCCAAGTCCACCTGTTATTATTAAAATTTCACTTTCTACCAAAGAATTTTCTATTGCTTTTTTAATTTCGTCTTTTTTATCCCCAACAATTATACATTTTGATACTCTCAATCCACTTTTAAGAAGAATATCACTTATCAATAAAATATCTGTATTTAATTTATGAAGCAGAAGTTCACTTCCTACATTTATGATTTCTATTTTGGGGTATTTTTTTTCCATTGATTTAAAATTTTTCTTCTTTAAGGATTGTTTTTTTGATTATATCAAAAATACTTACTTTTCTATTCTGAAAATCAATTAGCCCACAAGATGGCTCATTTTTTGGTAAAGAAGGACTTCCTGGATTTAATATTACTATATTTTCTTTCTTTTCAATTTTCCATAGATGAGTATGTCCACTTATAAAAAAATTTATATTCCATTTTTTTACAGTTTCAAAAAAATTATCATTAAAAAGATGCCCATGTGTAGCAATTATTCTATAATTTTCAATAATCCCCAAAAAATATGGAGAAACAAAGGGGACTAGAAGAAATGTCTGGTCAACTTCTGAATCGCAATTTCCTTTCACTACAAAAATCGGTTTTTGGAGATTATTGAGTTTTTCAAGTAACTTTTTTGGACAATATCCTTCTGGAATTGGATTTCCAGGACCATGATTAAATATGTCCCCACAATGAATTATAAAATCAGTATCTTTTAAAATTTCCCATGCCATTTCCCATCTTTCTAAACTACCATGTGTATCACTTATTATTCCTATTTTTCTCA
Coding sequences:
- the yfcE gene encoding phosphodiesterase, producing MRKIGIISDTHGSLERWEMAWEILKDTDFIIHCGDIFNHGPGNPIPEGYCPKKLLEKLNNLQKPIFVVKGNCDSEVDQTFLLVPFVSPYFLGIIENYRIIATHGHLFNDNFFETVKKWNINFFISGHTHLWKIEKKENIVILNPGSPSLPKNEPSCGLIDFQNRKVSIFDIIKKTILKEEKF